The nucleotide sequence GATCGCGTCAGCCGGCGCCTTACGGGCCGCCGGCCATCAAGGTCGGCAAGTACTTGCGATGGCGCCCGGACGCACTTCGCGAGTGGATCGATGCGCAGTCGTCGGAGTCGAATGTGACTCCGATTCGCCGCCGCAGCACACGCTGATGGGATTCAAGTCGTCGGAGTGGGCGTATGGCGACAGCGTCCCGAAGCTCACCGCGCCTGAACGCGCGGTGTTGGTCGCGCTCGCCCACTGCCGCAACGACAAGACCGGCAACTGCTATCCCGGCCAGGACTTACTCGTCAAGATGACGGATCTATCGGAGAAGACTGTGCGACGCGCGATCGCCACACTCGAGGCTCGCCAGCCGCCGCTCATCGCTCGGACGATCCGCTTCAACGGCCGGTACCGCACCAGCGACTCGTACGAGCTGCTGTTCGACAACTACCGGTCAGAGCGACCACCGGTCACAGTGACCACTGGTCAAGATGACCACTGGTCAGAGAGTCCCTCACCACCGGTCACTGTGTCCCCGACCACCGGTCACAGTGACCACCCCATAGAGGAACAGGAAGTGGAACAGGAAGCCGGTAACAGGAAGGTCTCTCTCTCGCCTCTCACTCCTGACCTTGACGCGGAGTTCGATCGGGCGTGGGCACATTGGCCCAAGAAGGAAGACCGGAAGCGGTCACTTCTGAAGTTCAAGAGCGCCGCGAGGCGCCGTGACGTGAGCATCCTCGTCGCCGACATCATCCGGTTCGGCGACGCGTATGCCTCCGCGAGGGATCGGCAGTACACGCCGGGGCTGGCGACTTGGTTGGAGCGCGAACG is from Microbacterium sp. LWH3-1.2 and encodes:
- a CDS encoding helix-turn-helix transcriptional regulator is translated as MPRLLTVEDVAEELGVSVKTIYQWRSRQPAPYGPPAIKVGKYLRWRPDALREWIDAQSSESNVTPIRRRSTR
- a CDS encoding helix-turn-helix domain-containing protein; the protein is MGFKSSEWAYGDSVPKLTAPERAVLVALAHCRNDKTGNCYPGQDLLVKMTDLSEKTVRRAIATLEARQPPLIARTIRFNGRYRTSDSYELLFDNYRSERPPVTVTTGQDDHWSESPSPPVTVSPTTGHSDHPIEEQEVEQEAGNRKVSLSPLTPDLDAEFDRAWAHWPKKEDRKRSLLKFKSAARRRDVSILVADIIRFGDAYASARDRQYTPGLATWLERERWTDELPTRPMTRTEQNMAVVADLAAREAEEQQRGLTA